From the Monomorium pharaonis isolate MP-MQ-018 unplaced genomic scaffold, ASM1337386v2 scaffold_615, whole genome shotgun sequence genome, the window AAAGAGAGACAAAACATAAAGCTCTccactttttaaagaaataactaAACGATCCGCAGATATAAAGGCTACCTGTGCACCTTCCAAACTCATCTTTACTCCTTCTTGTGGCTCTGCAAAGATGAAAGTAACAAGGACatatattagtaattaatacatcataaatcatatatataatattactagaAATTCCACTTACTTAATGGAAAATTTGTACTCGTGTCTGCTAAACTGTTAAGTGATACTCCATAAGGTGGTATgctttgatttaaataaataagtgaaTTAAATGCCATTATCAGGGTGCCACCTAATGGTTTTTTTACGGGTACAGCTTGATAACAATCAAATGGCAAATTGGAAACAGACCAAATAATAGGATGGACCCTTTGTTGAATATTCAAAGATATGGCAACCATTGCGCAAGTATCTTGTCTTACTGCGATACGCCTATATATACACCATATTCCATAATTGTGTGATAAATgcaaataatctctttaatattttttccttggtatagcataaatataaaacttattctTACCCTGCAAATGTTCTTACTggttcatataaaattaataatgtaggCTCGTAATATCCATGCAGAAACTGTAAGTCTATTATATTATCCATCTTTTCTTCCAATGTTTTGAGTACAATCATATATGAGGATAATATCGGAGTCTTGTTGGAAGATGTTAATTTTGCATTGTCAAGCAAGTCACCATCATCAAGACTGGGATCTTTACGAAAAGGTAACACAACCAGTTTTCTACcaaatattaacattactGCACATCTGCCCTCAGGATCCACTCTTACTATTGGTATATGATGATGATTCGTCCACCCATcctatttaaataacatataatttaaaagtttaaaatatttgcattaaacataaaatttaaagtgatagataaatcaatattagaGCAATAATTCAGCAAAAAATCTGATTTCTAAATAGGTTTCTAAAAGATTTGATTCTTAGAATTGCTATCTGAAAcagacaatattaaattttttaatgtatttaacttacaataataaaacaatataataacgtatctaaaacataaatttaattgattagagataaatagattaaaatatttgcattatttcaTAAAGAATAGATGTTCCAATGATAATAGTTCAAAACAAAGCTTAGTTCTTCGTAATAGAACAAGAAGCTTACAGCTCCTTTCAATATGAATTAAAACCTTTATCTCTTCCTCTTCAAAGTAATGCAACGACACAGTTCTAAGGTCATGAATATCTTGATCATATTCGACAACGGATAGTTTTGCATCACGGAAACTGAGCAGCAGTGAATCTCTTTGTGATCCAATGAGATGAACAGCCTGCATAGACATGATGTTTCCATGCAACGTGTACTGTGCCAAGCACTCCAACTTCATTTTAGGAGGACGTATTTCTGCAAGACcagaatatacattttactttgtatattcaaataatgtgTACAAGGAATTAAAATCGAAACATACCTGTATATTTCTCCCTCCTTGTCATGTCGACGTCGGGAATCAGACGAAATACTCGTATAATATTAGCGCCGGCGACAACGAGACATTTCTCGGTGCGGTTGAAAAAGTGGCACGTAATCGCGTGCTCGACTCCCGTTGCGGGATGAGTACTCTTGCATATAGAATACATAACTGGATATCACCGATTGTTCTAAATTATCATGGATATATCCTGAGGAAGAAATTCACTTTTCGGCAAACAGGTCACTTGAAGAGACACGCACAAATTACGGTCTCCAACAGGTTAGGTTACAACTTAGGGCCATCACACACAAAATGACATAAGGTTTGTTCTGGTTGCCTACACTTTTACACTTCtacgaaaaatataagttcttaggacgggattcataggccggtattcatagtcggatcttatatttaagatcatcttaagtactgtcttaagatgccatcaaccaatcacagagccgtattagcatcttaagacattgcttgagacgatcttgaaataagatttgactatgaataccggccatagaccgatcttaagctcaagcattgtcttaagtctagcttcgagccgacttgagacttacttaaccaatgaaataacagcattgacgtctcaagatcgtgcttaagctggaacttgaataagattcgactatgaattccggccatAGATTTGTTCTGGTTGCCTACACTTTTACACTTCTACGAAAACTATAAGTTCTCATTGGctggttaaaaatataaaccaatAAGAACTTATACTTTTCGTAGAAGTGTAAAAGTGTAGACAACCAGAACAAACCTATAGGGTGTATTCGGAGAGATGCTATTaacgctaccagcatcagtttatccttgctctacttttaatgagtaaaggccctcacacatgaattgacataaccataCATAAGGTTTTGACGCGTCAGATTGGGCGACCATAACCGTAACCTGCCGTAACCGGCTaattcaagtacgtgattggtcgaaaccttactgttacggttatgtcaattcatgtgtgagggccttaaggccagatctacaataggtgtagtaagccttaagccctaaggaattaaccaattatattcgtttattcttctaacattcaattataattggtttCTTATGGCAAAAGACTTACTatacctattgtagatccggcctaagACCGTTGAACCAATCAGTTCTCAGCATAAAATTGTCATATTGATAAATTGATATACATAAGATCcttaaggtgccttttcacgctgacgcttgaTACTCATTTTCAGagtcaaaagacatcacgtgactaaaaataaagatacccattcgtcatttttagtcacgtgatgtctgTTGTAGAGTCCTAAAAATAAGTGTCAATTaagcgtcagcgtgaaaaggcatcttaagattcgactatggccggtattcatagtcaaatcttatttcaagatcgtctcaagcaatgtcttaagatgctaatacggctctgtgattggttgatggcatcttaaaacagtacttaagatgatcttaaatataagacccgactatgaataccggcctatgaataccggccattaTAACCTCTGCGGTAAATCAAGGTTAATTTTGGAACGCACCCCAGACGGAGCGAATCAGCGAGCGTTTGTAGTGATTTTTTACTACGATTGGTTTCTACTTTTAAATCCAATGAACTAAAagcaagaaccaatcatattatGGCGTTTAACTGACGTTTTTAACTGGCTAATCACAGTTATTCCCTTCTTTAGAAGAATGGCTGTGATTGGCCTTATAACGTCATTAATCGCTCCAATATGGATTAACTACATCGTAGGAGACCCGCGAAAAACACCACTGTTTACAGTTTACATTACATTCCCGCACGTCACGTattgtcacgtatttaaaatcCTGGTGAAACGGCATAAAACGGTTGATGGTTACGTGATAAGTATTGAAAGCAATTGAAAGTGGTTTGAAATTACGTTGTGGCGCCCCATATTTTGTACATCCGATAATACGTTAAATTTTAGTCAAACTAATGGTTTTACGTTCCAAAAAATGGATGAAATGca encodes:
- the LOC105839896 gene encoding cleavage and polyadenylation specificity factor subunit 1; the encoded protein is MYSICKSTHPATGVEHAITCHFFNRTEKCLVVAGANIIRVFRLIPDVDMTRREKYTEIRPPKMKLECLAQYTLHGNIMSMQAVHLIGSQRDSLLLSFRDAKLSVVEYDQDIHDLRTVSLHYFEEEEIKDGWTNHHHIPIVRVDPEGRCAVMLIFGRKLVVLPFRKDPSLDDGDLLDNAKLTSSNKTPILSSYMIVLKTLEEKMDNIIDLQFLHGYYEPTLLILYEPVRTFAGRIAVRQDTCAMVAISLNIQQRVHPIIWSVSNLPFDCYQAVPVKKPLGGTLIMAFNSLIYLNQSIPPYGVSLNSLADTSTNFPLKPQEGVKMSLEGAQVAFISADRLVISLKSGELYVLSLFADSMRSVRGFHFDKAAASVLTSCVCMCEDNYLFLGSRLGNSLLLRFTEKELESSKNLNNGEITIEENESEETPAKKAKQDFLGDWMASDVLDIKDPEELEVYGSETHTSIQITSYIFEVCDSLLNIGPCGNISMGEPAFLSEEFLQNQSPDVELVTTSGYGKNGALCVLQCSIRPQVVTTFELPGCEDMWTVIGTLNNDEVKTEAEGSHAFLILSQEDSTMILQTGQEINEVDQSGFSTQGSTVFAGNLGANRYIVQVTQMGVRLLQGIEQIQHMPIDLGYPIVHASCA